From Camelina sativa cultivar DH55 chromosome 7, Cs, whole genome shotgun sequence, one genomic window encodes:
- the LOC104700450 gene encoding EPIDERMAL PATTERNING FACTOR-like protein 6, giving the protein MGLERPSSLSSSLPTSENSRANKFSLFYIFLLFIVVCVSTTFITSSSLSSPYIRNSYSKKLGNFFAQEGGKSTVVIKNTRKIGDQSKDAELRRILRGLGSSPPRCSSKCGRCTPCRPVHVPVPPGTPVTAEYYPEAWRCKCGNKLYMP; this is encoded by the exons ATGGGTTTGGAGAGACCATCATCATTGTCATCATCATTACCAACATCAGAAAACTCAAGGGCCAATAAGTTCAGTCTCTTCTATATATTCCTACTCTTCATCGTCGTCTGTGTGTCCACTACATTCATTACTTCCTCTTCGCTTTCTTCTCCAT ATATTAGGAACTCTTACTCTAAGAAACTAGGGAACTTCTTTGCACAG GAGGGTGGCAAGAGTACAGTAGTGATCAAGAACACTAGGAAAATCGGTGACCAGAGCAAGGACGCGGAGCTACGGAGGATTCTAAGGGGATTGGGATCATCTCCACCACGGTGCTCATCCAAGTGTGGAAGATGTACGCCGTGCAGGCCTGTGCACGTACCAGTGCCTCCGGGCACGCCTGTCACCGCCGAATACTACCCTGAGGCTTGGAGATGCAAGTGTGGCAACAAGTTGTACATGCCATGA
- the LOC104700451 gene encoding CBL-interacting serine/threonine-protein kinase 11-like, with protein MPEIEIVLGSGDNKAAAALFGKYELGKLLGCGAFAKVFHARDRRTGQSVAVKILNKKKLLTNPALANNIKREISIMRRLSHPNIVRLHEVMATKGKVFFVMEFVKGGELFNKISKHGRLSEDLTRRYFQQLISAVGYCHARGVYHRDLKPENLLIDENGNLKVSDFGLSALTDQIRPDGLLHTLCGTPAYVAPEILSKKGYEGAKVDVWSCGIILFVLAAGFLPFNDPNLMNMYKKIYKGEYRCPRWMSPDLKRFVSRLLEINPEKRITIDEILVDPWFVKGGLEQIKFHDEIEKDRKIELEGVKSLNAFDLISYSSGLDLSGLFDGCSSSGGGSIGESERFLSEKTPEMLAEEVEVFAKEENLRMKKKGDEECGFEMEGQNGKFVIGICVSRLNDLLVVVEARRRGGDADCYKEMWNDKLKVRLIRVCDQTSPNAAI; from the coding sequence ATGCCAGAGATCGAGATCGTCTTAGGGAGCGGCGACAACAAAGCCGCGGCTGCCTTATTCGGGAAATACGAGCTCGGAAAGCTTCTAGGATGCGGCGCCTTCGCCAAAGTCTTCCACGCACGAGACCGCCGAACAGGACAAAGCGTGGCCGTGAAAATCCTCAACAAGAAAAAGCTCTTAACGAATCCAGCGTTAGCCAACAACATCAAACGAGAGATCTCGATCATGAGGAGACTATCCCATCCAAACATCGTTAGGCTCCACGAAGTAATGGCGACGAAGGGGAAGGTCTTCTTCGTGATGGAGTTTGTTAAAGGAGGCGAGCTCTTCAACAAAATCTCCAAACACGGACGTCTCAGCGAAGATCTAACCCGTAGGTATTTCCAACAGCTGATCTCCGCCGTTGGTTACTGCCACGCTCGCGGTGTTTACCACCGCGATCTCAAACCGGAGAATCTCTTGATCGACGAAAACGGAAACTTAAAAGTTTCCGATTTCGGTCTCAGTGCTTTAACAGATCAGATCAGACCCGACGGGTTGTTACACACGTTGTGCGGTACTCCGGCGTACGTTGCGCCGGAGATTTTATCTAAGAAAGGTTACGAAGGTGCTAAAGTCGATGTATGGTCATGTGGCATCATCTTGTTCGTTCTCGCCGCCGGTTTTTTACCGTTCAACGATCCAAATCTGATGAATATGTATAAGAAGATTTACAAAGGTGAGTATCGTTGTCCTCGATGGATGTCGCCGGATCTGAAACGATTCGTTTCTCGTCTTCTCGAGATCAATCCGGAGAAGAGGATCACCATCGATGAGATTCTGGTTGATCCTTGGTTTGTTAAAGGAGGATTGGAACAGATCAAGTTCCACGACGAGATCGAGAAAGATCGGAAGATTGAATTGGAAGGTGTGAAGAGTTTAAAcgcttttgatttgatttcgtACTCGTCGGGGTTAGATCTGTCGGGGCTGTTCGATGGTTGTAGCAGCAGCGGGGGAGGTTCGATTGGGGAATCGGAGAGGTTTTTATCGGAGAAGACGCCTGAGATGTTGGCGGAGGAGGTTGAGGTGTTTGCGAAGGAGGAGAAtctgaggatgaagaagaaaggggaTGAAGAGTGTGGGTTTGAGATGGAAGGGCAGAATGGGAAATTTGTGATTGGGATTTGTGTTTCGCGGTTGAATGATTTGCTTGTGGTTGTGGAGGCACGGCGGAGAGGTGGTGATGCTGATTGTTACAAGGAGATGTGGAATGATAAACTCAAGGTTCGACTTATTCGCGTTTGTGATCAGACGTCTCCAAACGcagctatttaa
- the LOC104700453 gene encoding uncharacterized protein LOC104700453 produces MREKRGNRKTLDPVGEDGVIGKEGKGFFACYLLTSLSPRHKGQTYIGFTVNPKRRIRQHNGEITSGAWRTKRKRPWEMVLCIYGFPTNVSALQFEWAWQHPRESVAVREAAAAFKSFSGIAGKIKLVYTMLNLPAWNSLNLTVNYFSSKYAHHGGLSPSLPLHMKVQVCGMDDLPYLTKLDNSSQPEDDECPEVNEDDDSNQSQPGNSGTSSSDDLYPGENEKELHDQHFEKAKEPVTVFDDDRLANFSGFGSLEEEIVEDEVSHSTVGSIEVKEKEPETVFVDRLANFSGFGVVEIVEDEVSHGTEAMEKDCWRRRNLITSTTTEVDVEVIDLMTPSPSCRAGSSMKRRRVSEFIDLTMSPNFIEL; encoded by the exons atgagagagaaaaGGGGAAATCGGAAAACCCTAGATCCCGTCGGTGAGGATGGAGTCATCGGAAAAGAAGGGAAAGGCTTCTTCGCCTGCTACCTCTTAACCTCTCTTAGCCCTCGTCACAAGGGTCAAACCTATATCGG GTTTACGGTGAACCCGAAGCGGAGAATAAGGCAGCACAATGGAGAGATCACTAGTGGTGCTTGGAGAACAAAGAGGAAACGTCCCTGGGAAATGGTTCTCTGTATCTATGGCTTCCCCACCAACGTCTCTGCCCTTcag TTTGAATGGGCTTGGCAGCATCCGAGAGAATCGGTGGCAGTGAGAGAAGCTGCTGCTGCTTTCAAATCCTTCTCTGGGATTGCAGGCAAGATCAAGCTTGTATACACAATGCTTAATCTTCCAGCTTGGAACAG TTTAAACCTGACAGTTAATTATTTCTCATCAAAGTATGCACACCATGGTGGTCTTTCTCCAAGTTTGCCTCTACACATGAAAGTTCAAGTTTGTGGTATGGATGATCTGCCGTATTTGACAAAGCTAGACAACAGTTCTCAACCCGAGGATGATGAGTGTCCTGAGGTTAATGAGGATGATGATAGTAACCAAAGCCAGCCTGGGAATTCAGGTACAAGCTCATCGGATGACTTGTATCCAGGCGAGAATGAGAAGGAGCTTCATGATCAGCATTTTGAGAAAGCGAAAGAACCTGTAACTGTATTCGATGATGACAGATTAGCAAATTTCAGTGGTTTTGGCTCATTAGAAGAAGAGATTGTTGAAGATGAAGTATCACATAGCACTGTTGGATCTATTGAAGTTAAGGAGAAAGAACCCGAGACTGTATTTGTTGACAGATTAGCAAATTTCAGTGGTTTTGGCGTAGTTGAGATTGTTGAAGATGAAGTATCACATGGAACTGAAGCAATGGAGAAAGattgttggagaagaagaaaccttatTACCTCGACGACGACTGAGGTTGATGTTGAGGTGATAGATCTGATGACTCCATCACCGAGCTGTAGAGCTGGGTCGTCTATGAAGAGGCGAAGAGTTTCTGAGTTTATAGATTTAACTATGTCTCCTAATTTCATAGAGTTGTAG
- the LOC104700454 gene encoding LOB domain-containing protein 13, which yields MSRDREEFGEYYEIVKKIKKDPTYETTTDHHAVMGIRRHVAAVPPGTTLNTVTPCAACKLLRRRCAEECPFSPYFSPHEPHKFAAVHKVFGASNVSKMLLEVGESQRGDAANSLVYEANLRLRDPIYGCMGAISALQHHIQSLQTELTTVRTDILRYKYREATTINSLQNNNNNFNNTTTTSSVSCDHHALASAILLSPPPPPPPPPRPPRLLSSQPAPPPTPPGSLPSPSMVVSSSSSSNSSATNSMYNPPPSSAAGYSNSMSSDNNVHYFD from the exons ATGTCCAGAGACAG GGAAGAATTTGGAGAGTACTACGAGATCgtgaaaaagataaagaaagatcCAACCTACGAAACCACGACGGATCATCATGCCGTGATGGGGATCAGGAGACACGTGGCGGCGGTACCTCCGGGGACAACGTTGAACACCGTGACCCCATGCGCCGCTTGTAAGCTCCTCCGCCGTCGTTGCGCGGAGGAGTGTCCTTTCTCACCTTACTTCTCTCCCCACGAGCCTCACAAGTTCGCCGCCGTTCATAAAGTCTTTGGAGCTAGTAACGTTTCTAAGATGCTTCTG GAAGTGGGAGAGAGTCAGAGAGGAGACGCAGCGAATAGTTTAGTGTACGAAGCAAACCTCAGACTCAGAGATCCAATCTACGGCTGCATGGGAGCAATCTCAGCTCTTCAACACCACATCCAGTCTCTCCAGACCGAACTCACCACCGTCCGTACCGACATCCTCCGCTACAAATACCGAGAAGCCACCACCATCAATTCcctccaaaacaacaacaacaacttcaacaacaCTACAACAACTTCGTCAGTGAGCTGTGATCATCATGCTCTCGCCTCGGCGATTCTACTctcaccaccacctccacctcctcctcctccacgaCCACCAAGGTTGCTGTCCTCTCAGCCAGCTCCACCACCTACACCACCGGGTTCTTTGCCGTCTCCGTCGATGGTGGTGTCGTCCTCTTCGTCTTCCAACTCATCAGCCACCAATTCTATGTAtaatcctcctccttcttcgGCGGCTGGATACAGCAATTCTATGTCCAGTGATAATAATGTTCATTACTTTGACTAA
- the LOC104700455 gene encoding biogenesis of lysosome-related organelles complex 1 subunit 1-like yields MNTPARGRVLPFSEKEKTEEESGTLESSLLQLIDDNRRSSLHLREKTERSRKEAFRNAARTADLLVKAVNGGVEECFVNEKRIESEIRNLAVTVARFGKQTDQWLAATHAVNSAVKEIGDFENWMKTMEFDCKKITAAIRNIHDDH; encoded by the exons atgaataCGCCGGCGCGTGGGCGCGTGCTACCGTTCTCGGAGAAGGAGAAAACGGAAGAGGAGTCCGGAACACTGGAATCGAGTCTCTTACAGCTAATCGATGACAATCGTAGATCGTCGTTACATCTCCGGGAAAAAACCG agagatcgAGGAAGGAAGCGTTCAGAAACGCGGCGAGGACGGCGGATCTGCTAGTGAAGGCGGTGAACGGAGGAGTTGAGGAGTGTTTCGTGAACGAGAAACGGATTGAGTCTGAGATTAGGAATCTCGCGGTTACGGTGGCGCGATTCGGGAAACAAACGGATCAATGGCTTGCTGCAACTCACGCCGTTAATAGCGCCGTTAAG GAGATTGGAGATTTTGAGAATTGGATGAAGACTATGGAGTTTGATTGTAAGAAGATCACTGCTGCAATTCGCAATATTCATGATGATCATTAG